The genome window GGTGTAGAAACGTTCCCTTTGCCAATCTGGGTGATGTCTGCTGAGAAACCCCCATCCTCTGGTACAGTGTCCCCGCCACACTTCCTTTCAAAACAATAGATTCATGTGAACTCGTGGCTGCCTTTGTGCTTCCAAGCCCCATAACCTGAACACTACCAGCATTTGCTGTGAAGTCTCACATCTCAAGACTGTCCCCCACTGCCTGGTTCTGTACAGGCAGCTACCGAGAGGTGCGGAAACCATTGCGAGCCAGGCTGTTATGTTGTGACTTGTGCACCACGTTCACCTGGCCTGCCCAATGAATGAGGAGCGGCAGGTGTCCCGTCCTCCCTTTTTGCAGGCTCTTCAGTGGCCTTCCCATTCAGAAtgtcccccttcttctttctccccacaTCATGAAATGCTCCCACTCCCCCCATTTTCTTACACTTTTGCTCACATTGGGCCAAAATTGATAGACCACTCCTTCGCAAGAAGACACCACTGCACCATCACAAAAGCTACTCTGCGGGTGCGCGAGTCTTGGTTTTGTGCCCAGTtcctatcccccctttctcctgcaacaTGAGAGCCTGCTGCTCCAGCCTCTCCCTAGTCTGATGCAGCTAATATGGGCAATAGTTAGTATGTCAgactgggggaggtgggggaaagaGCAAAGATGACCCACCCAGGTGAAAATTACTACTCTGCCAAGTGTTCACAAGGCAACCTCTGGCCAGTCGGCCACTGTCAGACTCACTTCTCTGGCAGTTGTGGAAACAATAGGTTGAGGGGGTGTTAGAGTACAGAAACTAATACACCACTTTGGCCTCCTTAAAGGATTAGTAAGATGCTGCATAAATTCTGCTTTCTTTGAACACTTTATTGTACTGCGTTCTGATTCACTTGCAGGCTGAAccctaaagattttttttaaaagtcactccTTCAACAGCTTTCCTTCCAGGGAATTTCGAAGACAAGCACTAatatacacgtgtgtgtgtgtgtatataccgtttccccgaatataagacatccccggaaaataagacgtagtggaggttttgctgaagtgcgaaatataaggcatcccccaaaagtaagacgtagcaaagtttttgtttggaagcatgcccgacgaacagaacacagaaaaagaagacatcccctgaaaataagacatagcgcatctttgggagcagaaattaacataagacactgtcttattttcggggaaacacggtatatgtgtgtatgcacacacacacacactactattGGTGCTTATTTTATATCTCAACAAATGACTGGGTATAAGGAGCATCATCTGTTTGCTGCAGGCACCGCGCTCCAGATCATGCGCTGCTTCCCTGGGCTGTTCCTGCGCTTTGGATCCCCTCTGCCACCCCGCGCTTGCTCAGATTTCCACAACGGCTCCGTTGCGGGTTAGAAGTCGCTTCGCACCGGTGGCATTAACTTGCGAGTCTCACCCAGAAAAGCAGACTGTGATAAACACAgcccaacccccgcccccaaccttAATAGGACCCCTTCCTTCCCAGATCTCCTCCGCGCTTCTTTCTAATGTGCGCATGCGCATGTTGTCCGTGATAGACTGCCCTTGTCCGCAGAGGCTCCATTAAGGCTCCTATCACAGGGAAGGAGACGAAGGCGAAGTTCACTTTTGCTTTCTTCTAAGTGCTTCGTTGGGGACacatgtagcccccccccccacaacacacaccatttttcttcccccccccccactccgggTCCCTTGGCCCCGCCCTCTCGCAGGCCGCTCTCTTCGGTTCCCTGAGGCGCTCTCACCCCGCCGGCCGCTCCTCCCGGCCCGTGATCGGCGTTCTCCGTCTTCTGGCGCTTCGGGGCGCGGCCGCCCTCAGGCCCTCCGCCGTAGTAGCGGcccgagccgccgccgccgcctcctcctccgccgccacCCCCGCCCGCCATCTTCACCATATCTCGGCCCGACCCGCCACCGCCGCCCTCGCCGCTCTGCGAGCCTCGCCACCTCCGCCGCGACATGGCGCCTACACTACACCAAGCCCACCCTCGCGCCCTCCTCAGCCACGCCTCTATTGGACACGCCCGCCGCCACTCAGCTGCGCCGCGGCACTCATTGGACTCAAGAAGAGCCCTGCCTACCTGCGTCCCGCCCTCCGTCGCCATTGGATCGCGACACTCCCGCCTGCCGAGTTGATTCGCTGCTAGATCTGCTTATCTAGTCGCTTTGCGGTGTCTGTGTGGCCAAGAGCGCTGTCCATCTATCTTCCCTTCAAGTCTATTGGGTTAAAGCGATGCCTCTCCAGCCCGGCATCCCGCCCCACCGCATTGCCTCGGAAGgagctcctccttcttctccagaAAACCGTTGGCTCCCCGAAAACGTCGCGAGCCCCTTCTGCTACCTTATTGGCTACTTGGAATGCCGATCATTATATTGCTACAACCGATTGGATAAAACTTAGAACAAAACGCCTTCGTCTTTATGTGCCTCTggaagaaatgtcattgtttccCAAAATAATTGTCATTGGCTTTCTCTTCTGTCAGTTATGCCACTTGGAGAGTCTCATTGGACAAAAAACCCCTGGCGTTTGTTTTAATCGTAAACGCAACTACAGGCTTCTCCCACCGTTTCTTCGTAAGTTCAGccaatgggggggcggggggaagggtcAAAACCAGCAGATGACGCCAAGGAAGGCGGGATTTTTCAACGGTTCGCTCAGAAAACACCACCCACAGTGCCCCAAGGGCAAGGGATCATGGGAGCCGCCCGGAATTCAGATTGGGGGAAGGAACGGGAGGGATTGTGAAGGCACCCTTTGCAAAGGATCATGGGAGCAGCCTTGCAATTTGTTCAAAAGCACCAATGAGCTTCTGTGGAGGGGAGCACCGTTTGCAAAGGATCATGGGAGCAGCCCTGCAATTTGTCAAAAGCACCCATGAGCTTCTGTGGAGAGGAGCACGGTTTGCAAAGGCTCATGGGACTTTGGCCAGGAACGGTGCTGGTTTGCAGGTATTTCTAGTGCATTGAATGGCCATTGCCAACACTTGCCTTTTACAAACCACCTCAGGCCTTTCCTTGGCAAAATGGCTGATGGAGTGGGAGATGTGTCAACTTTTCGAGAGACCTCCCCTCACTGTTATTTTAAATCCACTCGCAGAGGGCAGACTATCCGAAGCCAGACCCAGCAACATGTCCTGAACGTGTATTCGCGCATTCGGGAAGACAACCCGGGCCTAAGTGTCGATGAAGCCGTCGCGGAGACCTCGAGGTTGACCGGCGTGTCTTCTATGGCCGTCTACCGGGCAAAGAAGCAATGGCACACCTCAGGCGGAGTTCTCGAGTCGCCGGGCAAGAAAAGACCTCGCAAATCGGGGGCGAAGAAGCGCAACGCGAAGTGCAACAGcgtcacttgctgtgcgatccgGGCCATTGTCCACAAGTATTTCTTCAAAAACGAACCGCCAACCCTGAAAGAAATACTTAGAGACGTCAATGGTGACCCGGAGCTGCCGTGCATTTCGAAAACGACGCTGCACCGCGTTTTGAAAGAGATCGGCTTTGCCTACGATCGGCAGCATAAATATTCCACCCTGACCGACAAGCCTGAAATCATAGCTTGGAGGCACCGATACCTGAGACAGATTCGTCAGTTTCGTTCTGAGGGAAGGAAGATATTTTTCCTGGATGAGACGTGGATGAAAGCGGGGCACACGGTCTCGACCTGTGGGCAAGATCAAACTGTCAAGTCGGCTAAGGAGGCATTCTTGAAGGGCTCGCCTTCAGGATTGATTTGTGCTCACTGTGGGAGCGAGCAAGGGTTTGTAGAGGATGCCTTGCTTCTTCTTGAGGCTAAAATGGCTGACAGTTACCCTCAGGAAATGAACGGGGACAACTTCGAACAGTGGTTCACCGAGTTGCTGCCAAAGCTGCCTCCCGCGAGCGTGATCGTCATGGACAACGCCTCCTACCATTCCGTGAGGTCTGAGAAGATCCCTACAGCTGCATCGGAAAAGGACACAATCAGGACGTGGCTAACGGAGAAGGGCATCTCTTGGGAGCCAGAGCAAGTCAAGCCTGAGCTTATTCTTCTGGTTCAAAGAGAAAAGCACAAATTCATTCGGTATCGAACAGATGAGATGGCTGCCGCTGCTGGCCATCAAGTGCTTCGCTTACCTCCCTACCATGCAGAACTGAACCCCATTGAGTTGGCCTGGAGTCAGATAAAAGAACACGTGGCCAGAAATAACACCATCCTCAAACTGAACAACGTTAGGGAACTATTCAAGGAAGGCGTGCGTGCAGTGACTCCCGCTATGTGGACCAGTTTCGTCCAGCAGGTGATCGAGAAGGAGAGGCAGTTTTGGGACCTTGACCTTTTCCAGGAAAACAACGAATCCTCCCTCTTAAAGATCCATTTGTGGTCAGCATCTGACAGCGATTCCTCTGAGAGCGAAGAGAGCTCTGATTGAATACATAAACAAAAATGGTAAGGCGAGAGCTCCGCATCGTTTTGTTCGCAACTTTGTATGCCTCTCCCGGGCTCTTCTGTAGTCAccggtgggagggaggagaggccGGGTGCAAAGTCGTGAGGGCCGTTttccggtgctgctgggtcatggGTCTGTCTGGCAGTGGTTCATGGCCAGCCAAACAGATCTGGATAAAGGAGgcctgcagccagaggtgggatccagcaggttcccacaggttcccgagagtaggttactaattctttgtgtgtgccgagagggggttactaattggtggttttgccacctgatttttgccttagtaacgcccctcctctcagcagtagcgcagaacttgaagcagtctagcaggaggtgcaccggcgtgcgtggcagcctgcgcctgcgtgcattcatttcctgcccaatgATCGGCGCAGCTGCCGCCAGCCTCTGCCATACAGTCCCCGCCTTCCAGGAATGCCTCCCGCCTCTGGAATACCCGCCACTCGTCGcagttccccgcccagccccattggcgctacgccacagtttgaatcccaccaccatgggaacctgttactaaaatttttggatcccaccactgccagcagCCCCCTGCTGCTGGCCAGCCAGCACTGGCAGGAAGGCTGGACTCGCTGTGGCGAGCAGGCCCCATTGTTGTGGCACGTAAGGAAGGTGGGCAACTGAGTTGGGTGCCAATGTTGTATAATATTGTACAGCTAAATTGAATGCCAacatgtattttttctttaaagggatgagcggggagcagggctaggtgggcactaggacccaggcggagcattctacaaacAAGATGGTCctgcatgttgagttctgtggcggcaGAATATACACCccaactaacatctttttttctgagacaggctatagcagtgatggcgaaccttttcgagaccgagtgcccaaactgcaacccaaaacccacttatttatcgcaaagtgccaacccggcaatttaacctgaataccgaggttttagtttaggaaaaacggttgacttagaggcgtgcgttactcaggagtaagcttggtggtagtcggtggttttgctttgaagcaaccatgcaactcttccaacaggtgaatcacgaccctaggagggtttgctcagatgcaagccccattgccagcaactgagcttactcccaggtaaaggatcgtgctttggtttgctggcctaatggccgtaataaaactgactgatcgtgctttggttctttgcatgaaaatcagtggagcttagcagcgcttaacagggttacctacactgcttccccaaaactaggtcttaggtttaatgctaataatcgagcccagtggctcaggccagcctagatgtgtgtgtggggcggggggggatgactctgtttgcgcgtgcccacagagagggctctaagtgccacctctggcacctgtgccataggttcgccaccactgggctatagcaAAGCTGTTTGAGGGACGTCTTCAGGGCCCCAAAGTTCTGTTAAGGCTCAGAGGAACAGAATTGTGGCATAACTAAATGTTACCTCCGTTGCATTTTGGAAGCCAGGGATAGCAACCCGGTCTTAAACGGGcgtccctgaagactggaagaaggAGGAAAACCAGCAGCTTTGATTTAAAGATCCAGAAGCATTCAAACAGCCTGCTGCCTGTTATCCCACACCCTGGAGATGGGAAGTTTGGCACTGGAGATTCACAGTGGACCCATTTGCATTCCCCATTCCATCCTACTCATTCagggtagggctgccaggtccccctggccactgTTGGcggggcagagttgccagatccaggttgggaaatttcaggAGGTTTAAGGATGTGATCTAGGGAAGTCAGAGACAACCTCGGGGTACAATACGATAGAGTCCGCCGTCCAGAGTGTCCGTTTTCTCCAGAAGAcctgatctccgtagtctggagatcagttgtaataccaggggatccccagatcctgtctggaggctggcatcccaattgCAGGGAGCTCTTCCTAAAACAAGCAGCCACTGCAGctggacaagaagaagagtttggatttagatcccccttttctctctcctgtaaggagactcaaaggggctgacaatctccttgcccttcccccctcacaacaaacaccctgtgaggtgggtggggctgagagagctccgagaagctgtgactagcccaaggtcacccagctggtgtgtataggagagcacaggctaatctgaattccccagataagcctccacagctcaggcggcagagctgggaatcaaactcggttcctccagattagatacacgagctcttaacctcctacgccactatgaCAAGGACCCATTCTGAAGTAtccaggggagggggcactcGCTGTGCCTGTGCAATGCAGAGGGGCACTTTACAGCATTGGTCCAGAGTGGTGGATGTAACCTGGTCTGCTATTGGCTGCAGGTCTCTCCAGGCCGGGACAGCCGGGATTGCCGAGCAGTTTACTGAACGGGCCGAAGGGATTGCTCAGCAGAAAGCGGGCAGCACAGCCGGTTCTGTGGCTATTTCTGGCCTCATCCCTCCTATCTCCATTCTCAGGAAGGAAGGGATCAGCAGTGGAACAGATTGGGGTTCTGGCAGCACTGAAAATTACCTTCTCTGCTGCTTCAATCTTCCGGTTCTCCAGGAGGAGCCACTGTGGGCTGCTGTGTGATAGAACCACATCTTTCTAAGATCTGGATACTGCTGTGGGTGCGGGGGAAGGCAGACAGGTTGCTCATCAAAACATTTCTAATGGAATGCGGAACCCCTATCAGCTTAGCCAATGTTATTCCATAACGGGAGGGAAACCAAAGGTCGGGATCACAGCCCGCagtggggtggattccagcatcacagcggctgcccgggggggggggggactcagattttgcaccagactccattttccctctatgcctctgtccagaggggagggcaggggagtctgccatccccgacctcggagagctgcttttataagcgctaggccaggggcggggcttggggaggcgtggccatgccctaggggcgggtgggggtgtggccccacccccgaacccccccataagaaatctatacctacgtccctgccatagttactcagaagtaagcatCACCAAGCCCCAGGGCGGCTGGAGAAGGGTTCAtggcttggtggtagagcatTGGCTTGGCAATATTGATTCAGCTCCAGTTGAAAGATCTCAAGAG of Sphaerodactylus townsendi isolate TG3544 linkage group LG06, MPM_Stown_v2.3, whole genome shotgun sequence contains these proteins:
- the LOC125434339 gene encoding uncharacterized protein LOC125434339 isoform X1, whose product is MSFCGEEHGLQRLMGLWPGTVLVCRGQTIRSQTQQHVLNVYSRIREDNPGLSVDEAVAETSRLTGVSSMAVYRAKKQWHTSGGVLESPGKKRPRKSGAKKRNAKCNSVTCCAIRAIVHKYFFKNEPPTLKEILRDVNGDPELPCISKTTLHRVLKEIGFAYDRQHKYSTLTDKPEIIAWRHRYLRQIRQFRSEGRKIFFLDETWMKAGHTVSTCGQDQTVKSAKEAFLKGSPSGLICAHCGSEQGFVEDALLLLEAKMADSYPQEMNGDNFEQWFTELLPKLPPASVIVMDNASYHSVRSEKIPTAASEKDTIRTWLTEKGISWEPEQVKPELILLVQREKHKFIRYRTDEMAAAAGHQVLRLPPYHAELNPIELAWSQIKEHVARNNTILKLNNVRELFKEGVRAVTPAMWTSFVQQVIEKERQFWDLDLFQENNESSLLKIHLWSASDSDSSESEESSD
- the LOC125434339 gene encoding uncharacterized protein LOC125434339 isoform X2; protein product: MAVYRAKKQWHTSGGVLESPGKKRPRKSGAKKRNAKCNSVTCCAIRAIVHKYFFKNEPPTLKEILRDVNGDPELPCISKTTLHRVLKEIGFAYDRQHKYSTLTDKPEIIAWRHRYLRQIRQFRSEGRKIFFLDETWMKAGHTVSTCGQDQTVKSAKEAFLKGSPSGLICAHCGSEQGFVEDALLLLEAKMADSYPQEMNGDNFEQWFTELLPKLPPASVIVMDNASYHSVRSEKIPTAASEKDTIRTWLTEKGISWEPEQVKPELILLVQREKHKFIRYRTDEMAAAAGHQVLRLPPYHAELNPIELAWSQIKEHVARNNTILKLNNVRELFKEGVRAVTPAMWTSFVQQVIEKERQFWDLDLFQENNESSLLKIHLWSASDSDSSESEESSD